Genomic DNA from Armatimonadota bacterium:
CCTAGGAAGGCCGACGGCGGCTGTCAAGCAAGGGTACCCGACCCGTGGAGTGCGTGGCCGGTCCCTTGCCCCTAGGCCCGCTCCCCGATGGGAGGCTCGATCCCCGCGATCTCGCTCTGGCGGATCTTCGCGAGCTCCACGAGCCACTCCGGATCCTCGTAGACGTAGTCCTTCCGAAGGGGGTGCCCCTTCCAGTCCTCCGTCATGAGGATCCGGCGCAGGTCTGGGTGTCCCTCGTAGACCACGCCGAAGAGGTCGTAGGTTTCCCGCTCGTGCCAGTTGGCCCCCACCCACAGGTCGCTCACCGTGGGGATCCGGGGATTCTCCCGATCCACGGGGACCTTGATGAGCAGCTCGTGGTTGTGCGTGGTGGACCACAGGTGGTAGGTGCACTCCAGGCGGTCTCCCCAGTCAATGGCACTGCAGAAGGACAGATAGTCCATCTGGAATTCCGGGTCGTCCCGCAGGAACCGCATCACCTCCCGGAAGCGTCCAAGCGGCACCTGGAGGGCGGGGGTGAGGTATCGGTGGACCGTGGGTTCCTCCCGGCGGGGAGGTCGGGGAGGGGCTTTGCCTTCCGCCCGGGCCCGTTCCACCTCCTCCTGGTAGGCCCGCTGCCGCTCCTGTTGCTCTCGCTCGAACCGCTCCAACTCTTCCCGGGCCGCCTCCACCAGGTCCCGGACCTCCGGGAACCGCTCCCGCAACTTCCGGATCAGCTCTTCCGGGAAGTGGCCACCGCTCGGGCGAGGGCTCGGGCGCATCATCGCAGGATCCCCCGGGCGACGGGCTCCTTGGGCGCGGCCCGGTGGAGATCCTCGAGGGTGTATAGGAGGTTGGCGCGGTTGTAGGTGCTGGCCTCGTAGTGGGGGGTGAAGACGATGGCTTCCGTGGGGCAGACCTCCACACACAGCCCGCAGTACTGGCACTTGTCCATCTCGATGTCGAACCGCGTGAGGACCCGCTCCTTGCCCCGCCCCGTGGCCTCGATGTGGATGCAGCGGCTCGGGCAGATGCGCTCGCACTGGAAGCAGATGATGCACTTGTCGTTGCCGATCTCGCTGTCTACGGGAAGGGCCAGGATCCCGTGCCAGCGGGGGGAGACGTTGGATTTCTCCAGTGGGTACAGCAGGGTGGCCTTGGGTCGGGCCGCGGTGCGCAGCGTCTCCCGCAATCCCGTCATCAGCCCCCGGACCGCCGCGGTGGCTCTCTCGAAGACCGCCGGCATCTTCCCCCTCCTACCGATCCACGTCCGCGAGCACGATGTCGATGCTGCCCAGGATGGCGATGATGTCCGCCACCTTCCACCCCTTCATCATCTGGGTGAGGGCGAACAGGTTGGAGAACGACGGAGCCCGGATCTTCACCCGCCACGGCGTCTCCCCGCCGTTGCTCACCAGGTGGATCCCCAAATCCCCTCGGGGGCTCTCCACCCGGGTGTACACCTCCCCGGGCGGGAGCTTCGGGGTGAGGGAGACCCGGGGGGTCCGCACCTCCCCGTCCGGCATCTGATCCAGGCACTGAAGGATGATTCGGGCGGACTCCCGCATCTCGTCCATGCGCACGAGGTACCGGGCGAAGCAGTCCCCCTCCGTGTACACGGGCACCTGGAACTCCACCCGGTCGTAGACCTCGTAGGGATGGCTCTTGCGTACGTCCCAGGGAAGGCCGGAAGCCCGGGCTACGGGTCCGCAGGCGCCGTAGGCGATGGCCTGGTCCCGGGTGAGCACCCCGATCCCCTGGGTCCGGGCCTGCCAGATGGGGTTTCCGGTGAGGAGCCGATGGTACTCTCCCAGCCGGTTGAGGAAGTAGTGGCAGAACTCCCGGCACCGCTCCGTCCAGCCCGGCGGCAGGTCCTCGTTCACCCCTCCGATGCGGAAGTACACGTGGTGGAGCCGGCCGCCCGTGACGGACTCAAAGAGGTCCATGATGAGCTCCCGCTCCCGCATGCACCACAGGAACGCGGTGGTGGCCCCGAGGTCGATGCCGTAGGTTCCCAGCCACAGGAGGTGGCTCGCGATGCGCTGCAGCTCCATGAAGATGGTGCGGATGTATCGGGCCCGCTCGGGCACGGGGATCCCCCCCAGGGTCTCCACGGCCCGGAGGATGGCCATCTCGTTGAGGAGGGCCGCGAGGTAGTCCATGCCCCGGTCCGCGAGGGAGATGCACTGGGTGTAGTTGCGGTGCTCCATCATCTTCTCCACGGAGGAGTGGAGGTAGCCGATGTCCGGATGGACCTCCACGATGTTCTCCCCGTCCAGGGTGACCACCAACCGCAGCACCCCGTGGGTGCTGGGGTGCTGCGGCCCCATGTTCAGGATGAGCTCCTCCGTGCGCAGGGCTCTTGCCATCCTAGGCTCCCCTGCGGCTCAGGCGCCGCTCCCGCATGATCTTCTCCTGCAGCTTCAGCACGCCTTCGATGAGGGCCTCCGGCCGGGGCGGGCAGCCCGGCACATACACGTCCACGGGGATGACGGTGTCGATGCCCTTGAGGATGGAGTAGTTGTCGTAGTAGAAGGGGCCTCCGCAGGTGGCGCAGCTGCCCATGCTGATCACGTACTTGGGCTCCGGCATCTGCTCCCACAGGCGCCGCACCACGGGGGCCATCTTGATGGTGCATCGGCCGGAAACGATGATGAGGTCCGCCTGCCGGGGCGTGGCCCGGGGGATGACGCCGAATCGGTCCAGGTCGAACCGGGTGGCGAACGCCTGCATCATCTCCATGGCGCAGCAAGCCAGGCCAAAGGTGAGGGGCCAGAGGCTGCTGGCCCGGGCCCAGTTCAGGACGTTCTCGACGGTGGTGAGCAGCAGTGCCCCACCGGGAAGCTTATACAGGACATCCGCCAGCTGCTCGATGGGAGCCACCTGAGAGCCTTCCACCGGGATCCGGGCGATGGAGGTCACCTCCGGGCCGCCGGAACGGATCGGACCGTCTCTCATGCGCGTCTCCGAGGAACCGTCCTGGAACATCCCACCGCTAGATTCTGGCACAAGAAGTGCGTGTCCTCAAGGCAAGCCCCCTCCCGGGCTGAGCGCGGGCGCCTCCACCCCTGTGGCGCGGCGCACATCCGCGCCGAGCCCGCGGAGCTTCTCGTCCAGCCCCTCGTACTTCCGGTCAATGTGCTCCACCCCGTAGATCTCCGTCACCCCCTCGGCCACCAGCCCTGCGACCACCATGGCCGCCCCTCCCCGGATGTCCAGGGCCTGGACGGCCGCCCCCGTGAGCCGGTCCACCCCCCGCAGGTACGCGGTGTTCCCCTCCACCCGGATGTCCGCCCCCATCTTCAGCAGCTCGTAGGCGTACCCCATGCGGCCGTCGTAGATGGTTTCCCGGATCACCGCCTCGCCCTCCGCGGTGGCCAGCATGGCCACGAAGGGCGGGTGGAGGTCCGTGGCGAATCCCGGGAAGGGCGCGGTGTCGATGTCCACGGCCCGCAGACGTCGGCGGGCCCGCACCCGTACGCGATCCGTGTTCGCCTCGATCTCACACCCGGCCTCCGCGAGCTTGGTGAGCAGGGCGGTGACGTGCTCCGGGATGAGCCCGTCCACCTCCACGTCTCCCCGGGTGGCGGCACCCGCGATGAGGTACGTGCCCGCCTCGATGCGGTCCGGGATGACCGCAGTGCGGGCTCCGTGGAGCTCCCGGACACCCTCGATCACGATGATGGAGGTGCCTGCGCCGCGGATGCGGGCGCCCATGAGGTTCAGGAACACCGCGGTGTCCGTCACCTCGGGTTCCAGGGCCGCGTTGTGGAGCACGGTCGTCCCCCGAGCCCGGGTGGCGGCCAGCATGAGATTGATGGTGGTGCCCACGCTGCGCCGCGGCACGTAGAACTCCGCCCCCCGCACCTCCTCCGCCCACCCGATCATGTAGCCCCGCTCCGTGACCACCTCCGCGCCCAGGGCCTGAAAGCCCCGGATGTGGAAGTCCACGGGCCGGCCGCCGATGCTGTCTCCCCCCGGGAGTCCCACCTCAAATCGCCGGAACCGCGCGAGGAGCATGCCCGCGGCGTAGTAGGAACCCCGGATGCGCCCGCACAGCTCCGCGGGCGCGTGGGTTCCGGTGAGGCGGCGGGCGTTAATGGTGCAGCACCCTCGCTCCACCTCCACCTCGCAGCCCAGGGCCCGGAGGATGTCCGCCATCACCAGGACGTCGCGGCAGTGCGGGACATTCTCGATCACCGAGACATCCGGCGCCAGGGCCGCCGCGGCCATGATGGGGAGCACGGTGTTCACCGCACCCGCTACCTCTACCGTACCTTCCAGGGCCTGACCTCCCCGTACGATGAGGACCTCGTCGCTCATGCCGACCTCAAGGCGGGTTCGATTCGCTGCTCCACGTAAAAGCGCACCAGCTCATCGAGGATCCGGTCGCGGCTCACCTTGCGGATGAGGGAGCGGGCGCCCCGATGACCGGTAATGTAGGTGGGGTCCCCGCTGATGAGGTAGCCCACCAGCTGGTCCCGGGGGCTGTAACCCCGCTCCTGCAAGGCCCGGTAGACCTCCAGGAGGATGCGGAAGACGTCCTCCTCCCCTTCCCCCACGCGGTAGATCCCGGTCTGCTCCGTCACCCCTCTCCCTCCCTTCGGGGTTTACAGGCCACGTACACCACCACGGCCCCGCCCGCGAGGTCATGCAACCCCACCGACGCAAACCCTGCATGCGCGAGGATCTCCGGGAACTCCCGCTGGTCTGGCCACGCCCGGATGGAGACCGGGAGGTACAGGTAGGCATCGGGATGCCGGGAGAGCCGGCGGCCCAGCCAGGGGATCACCGTGAAGGAGTAAAGGTCGTAGAGGGCCCGGAAGAGGGCGTTGCGGGGCCGCCCGAATTCCAGGATCACCAGCCGCCCACCCGGCCGCAGGACCCGATGGAGCTCCCGCAGGGCCCGGTCCAGGTCCGCCACGTTGCGGATCCCGAACCCCACCGTGACCGCGTCAAAGGCCTCATCCGGGAGCGGGAGAGATTCCGCATCGCCCTGCACGAACCACACCCCCTTCCTCCTCCCCGCTCGTCCCCGGGCGATCTCCACCATGGGTCTAGCGAAGTCCACTCCCACCACCCGGCCACCGGGGCCCACCCGCTCCCATAGCAACAGCGCCAGATCTCCGGTCCCACAGCAGACATCGAGGGCGGCGCCTCCGGGGACGAGTCCCGTGCACGCGGCTGCGAACCGCTTCCACCGGCGGTGCAGCCCGAGGCTCAGCAGACCGTTCAGGAGGTCGTAGCGGCGGGCGATGCGGCTGAACATGGCGCGCACGTATGCCCGCTTCTGCTCCGGAGGGAGGGGACCGCGGCCGAGCTCGATCGCCACGGGGAGTATTGTACGACATGGGCCCGCCAGGATTCGAACCTGGAACCAACCGGTTATGAGCCGGCCGCTCTGCCGTTGAGCTACGGGCCCGCCCGGAATTCAGTATATCCCACCCGCACGAGGTACAACCCTCCCGCCTCCACCACGGGACCCGCGAGCTGGCTATCTCGGGCCGCCAGCAGCTCCCCCATGGACTCCGGAGACCGTTTCCCTGCCCCCACCTCCAGCAGGGTCCCCACCATCATCCGCACCATGTGCCGCAGAAACCGATCCGCCACCGCCTCCACCACCACCAGGGGCCCCTGCTGGCGAACTTCCAGCCGGTACACGGTGCAGAAGGTGGTGCGGGGATGGCTGCCGGTGGCACAGAAGGAGGCGAAGTCGTGCCGGCCCACCAGGGAGGAGGCCGCCTCCCGCATGGCCGAGAGGTCGAGCCTTCCCTCCCAGAAGAGGGCCCGATTTAAAAGTAGCGGGTTGCGGCCGGGCCGGTTCCAGATGAGGTAGCGGTAGGCCCGCCAGCGGGCGTCCCGCCTGGCATGGAAAGTCTCGGGAGCCTCCTGAACGCACCGCACCGCGATGTCCCGGGGGAGGTAGTGGTTGAGGGCCCCCACGAACCGGTGCGCGGGAAGGGGGGAAGAGGTGCGGAAGTGGGCCACCTGGGCCAGGGCATGCACCCCCGCGTCCGTACGGCCAGCCCCCACCACCCGGATGGCCTCCCCCGTCACCCGCTCCACAGCCTTTTCCAACTCCTCCTGGATGGAGGGGGCGCGGGGCTGGCGCTGCCAGCCCGCGTAGCGGGTCCCGTCGTAGGCGATCACCAGCTTCAGGGTGCGCATGGGGCCTCCCGCTTTGCACAATGGTGGGGAGTTGGAGGCCGGTTGTGCAACCCGGGATTGCCATCCGACACGAGGACCCGTGGCCGCTCCTTCGGCGCCTGGTGGCCGTCTACCGCAGCGCCTACCGGGGTCTTGAGGCGTATGCGTACCGCACGGATCGGGAGGTGGTGGAGTACCTCCGGTGGCTCCATAAGCGGGATCCGGAAGGGTTTCTGGTAGCCGACCTGGACGGAGAGGTGGTGGGGTTCATCGCCACCGACGCCCGATGGGTGGACTACCGGGGGGAGCGGATCGGGGAGATCCACGAACTCGCGGTAGACGGACCTTACCAGGGCCGGGGGATCGGCAAGGCTCTGTGCCTCGCTGGGCTTCAGCACCTGCGGGATCGGGGGCACCGGCGGTTCGGGCTTTGGGTGGGGGAATCCAACCTGCGGGCCCAAGCCCTCTACGAGAGGCTGGGATTCCGGAAGGTGGGGCAGTGGGGAATCTGGGTGCGGATGATCAGGGATGACCCGCAAGCCGGATCGCCGAAGTGAGTACCCGGACCGCATCCACCACCTGTCGGAGCTCCACGTGCTCGAAGGCCGTGTGGGCCACCGCGAGCCGTCCGGGCCCGAACACCACCGCGGGGATCCCCGCGGAGACCAGGTTCTCCGCATCGGTCCAGCTGCGGATGGCCCCGACTTCCGCGGGCCGCCCCAGGGCCTGCTCGTACGCCTCCCGCAGAAGGCAGAGGACGGGCGCATCCTCGGGGAGTTCAAAGGGGGGGCTCTCATCGAGAACCTCCGCATCTCCCCCGTGCGCCTCCACCACCCGCAGGACCTCCTGCCTGACCGCCTCGATCTCCTGGCCCGGAAGCACCCGGAAGTCCACGCTGAGGGTACACCGGTCCGGGACCAAAAGGGCCAGCTGCCCTCCTCGGATCTCCATGACGTTGAACCCGCCACGCCCGACCAGGGGGTGCTCGGCCCGCACGAACCCCATGGCCTGGAACGCCCGCAGGAGTTCTGTGGCCCGCAGGATGGCGTTCTGGCCCGCCTCGAACTCCCCCCCGTGGGAAGGGATCCCCGATAGCTCGATGCGCACCTCGAGGCTACCGGCCTGCGCGGGGCAGATGCGGAGCTCCGTGGGCTCCAGCACCACAGCCGCCTCCGCCCACACCGCCTCCGGCAGCACCTTGCTCCCCAGCCCTCCCTGTTCCTCATCCACGGTGAAGGCCACGGCCACGGGCATCTCCCGGACCTCCGGGATCTCTTCCAGGGCCAGGAGGATGGCCGCGATCCCCGCCTTCACATCCGCGCTTCCCCACCCCCACACGCACCCGGCCTCCACCCGGGGCCGGTCCGGGGGATCGGCGATAGGAACCGTGTCCGCGTGGGCGGTGAGCAACAGCCTTGGCCGCTCCGCTCCCCGCCAGATCAGGTTCGCCCGGTTCTCCTCCACGGGCTGCCAAAAAGGCACTAGCCCCAGGGATTCCAGCCGGGCCTCCAGATACGCGAGGAGGGCCTGCTCGTGTCCCGTGGGGCTCGGGATGGACACAAGCCGCAACAGCTCCCGCCGCGCGCGCTCGAGGAGAGGCTCCATCGAAGCCGATCATACCGCACGGAACCAGGAGTTTGGGCCGTGCAGGAGGAAATGCTTGCCCGATGATTCTCGACGCCGCGCTTCCCGTGGGTTCCCTGCGAGGGGTGCCGGAGGTAGCACGGCTGGCGGAGCGGCTCGGGGTCGGGTGCCTGTGGGCCAGCGAGACCCAGCGCGACCCCTTCCTCCCGGGACCCCTCGTGTACGAGCACACGCGGCGGCTGGCGTTCGGCACCGCCATCGCGGTGGCCTTCGCCCGCAGCCCCACCCTCCTCGCCCACACCGCGTGGGACCTCGCGGAGCAGAGCGGCGGCCGGTTCATTCTGGGACTCGGAACCCAGGTACGGGCCCACGTACAGCGGCGGTTCGGGATGCCCTGGCCGGACTCCGCGGTCGCCAAGCTGCGGGAGCAGATCCAGGCGATCCGGGCCCTGTGGCGGTGCTGGCAAACCGGGGAGCGGCTCTCCTTCCGGGGTCGGTACCATACCCTCACCCTCATGTCCCCCTTCTTCAACCCGGGTCCCATCCCGCACCCTGAGATTCCCATTTACGTGGCGGGCGTGAATCCGGGGCTGGTGCGTCTGGCGGGGGAGGTGGCCGACGGGTTCTGTGTACACCCCCTGCACTCCCCGGAGTACCTGCGGAGAGTGGTCCTGCCCGCGCTGGAAGCGGGAGCCGGACGGGCAGGCCGCAGCCACAGGGACGTTACGGTTTCC
This window encodes:
- a CDS encoding NADH-quinone oxidoreductase subunit C, whose product is MMRPSPRPSGGHFPEELIRKLRERFPEVRDLVEAAREELERFEREQQERQRAYQEEVERARAEGKAPPRPPRREEPTVHRYLTPALQVPLGRFREVMRFLRDDPEFQMDYLSFCSAIDWGDRLECTYHLWSTTHNHELLIKVPVDRENPRIPTVSDLWVGANWHERETYDLFGVVYEGHPDLRRILMTEDWKGHPLRKDYVYEDPEWLVELAKIRQSEIAGIEPPIGERA
- a CDS encoding NADH-quinone oxidoreductase subunit I, yielding MPAVFERATAAVRGLMTGLRETLRTAARPKATLLYPLEKSNVSPRWHGILALPVDSEIGNDKCIICFQCERICPSRCIHIEATGRGKERVLTRFDIEMDKCQYCGLCVEVCPTEAIVFTPHYEASTYNRANLLYTLEDLHRAAPKEPVARGILR
- a CDS encoding NADH-quinone oxidoreductase subunit D, translated to MARALRTEELILNMGPQHPSTHGVLRLVVTLDGENIVEVHPDIGYLHSSVEKMMEHRNYTQCISLADRGMDYLAALLNEMAILRAVETLGGIPVPERARYIRTIFMELQRIASHLLWLGTYGIDLGATTAFLWCMRERELIMDLFESVTGGRLHHVYFRIGGVNEDLPPGWTERCREFCHYFLNRLGEYHRLLTGNPIWQARTQGIGVLTRDQAIAYGACGPVARASGLPWDVRKSHPYEVYDRVEFQVPVYTEGDCFARYLVRMDEMRESARIILQCLDQMPDGEVRTPRVSLTPKLPPGEVYTRVESPRGDLGIHLVSNGGETPWRVKIRAPSFSNLFALTQMMKGWKVADIIAILGSIDIVLADVDR
- a CDS encoding NADH-quinone oxidoreductase subunit B family protein, with protein sequence MRDGPIRSGGPEVTSIARIPVEGSQVAPIEQLADVLYKLPGGALLLTTVENVLNWARASSLWPLTFGLACCAMEMMQAFATRFDLDRFGVIPRATPRQADLIIVSGRCTIKMAPVVRRLWEQMPEPKYVISMGSCATCGGPFYYDNYSILKGIDTVIPVDVYVPGCPPRPEALIEGVLKLQEKIMRERRLSRRGA
- the murA gene encoding UDP-N-acetylglucosamine 1-carboxyvinyltransferase, with the translated sequence MSDEVLIVRGGQALEGTVEVAGAVNTVLPIMAAAALAPDVSVIENVPHCRDVLVMADILRALGCEVEVERGCCTINARRLTGTHAPAELCGRIRGSYYAAGMLLARFRRFEVGLPGGDSIGGRPVDFHIRGFQALGAEVVTERGYMIGWAEEVRGAEFYVPRRSVGTTINLMLAATRARGTTVLHNAALEPEVTDTAVFLNLMGARIRGAGTSIIVIEGVRELHGARTAVIPDRIEAGTYLIAGAATRGDVEVDGLIPEHVTALLTKLAEAGCEIEANTDRVRVRARRRLRAVDIDTAPFPGFATDLHPPFVAMLATAEGEAVIRETIYDGRMGYAYELLKMGADIRVEGNTAYLRGVDRLTGAAVQALDIRGGAAMVVAGLVAEGVTEIYGVEHIDRKYEGLDEKLRGLGADVRRATGVEAPALSPGGGLP
- a CDS encoding IreB family regulatory phosphoprotein, yielding MTEQTGIYRVGEGEEDVFRILLEVYRALQERGYSPRDQLVGYLISGDPTYITGHRGARSLIRKVSRDRILDELVRFYVEQRIEPALRSA
- the ubiE gene encoding bifunctional demethylmenaquinone methyltransferase/2-methoxy-6-polyprenyl-1,4-benzoquinol methylase UbiE, with amino-acid sequence MAIELGRGPLPPEQKRAYVRAMFSRIARRYDLLNGLLSLGLHRRWKRFAAACTGLVPGGAALDVCCGTGDLALLLWERVGPGGRVVGVDFARPMVEIARGRAGRRKGVWFVQGDAESLPLPDEAFDAVTVGFGIRNVADLDRALRELHRVLRPGGRLVILEFGRPRNALFRALYDLYSFTVIPWLGRRLSRHPDAYLYLPVSIRAWPDQREFPEILAHAGFASVGLHDLAGGAVVVYVACKPRREGEG
- the truA gene encoding tRNA pseudouridine(38-40) synthase TruA — its product is MRTLKLVIAYDGTRYAGWQRQPRAPSIQEELEKAVERVTGEAIRVVGAGRTDAGVHALAQVAHFRTSSPLPAHRFVGALNHYLPRDIAVRCVQEAPETFHARRDARWRAYRYLIWNRPGRNPLLLNRALFWEGRLDLSAMREAASSLVGRHDFASFCATGSHPRTTFCTVYRLEVRQQGPLVVVEAVADRFLRHMVRMMVGTLLEVGAGKRSPESMGELLAARDSQLAGPVVEAGGLYLVRVGYTEFRAGP
- a CDS encoding GNAT family N-acetyltransferase, which gives rise to MQPGIAIRHEDPWPLLRRLVAVYRSAYRGLEAYAYRTDREVVEYLRWLHKRDPEGFLVADLDGEVVGFIATDARWVDYRGERIGEIHELAVDGPYQGRGIGKALCLAGLQHLRDRGHRRFGLWVGESNLRAQALYERLGFRKVGQWGIWVRMIRDDPQAGSPK
- a CDS encoding M20/M25/M40 family metallo-hydrolase → MEPLLERARRELLRLVSIPSPTGHEQALLAYLEARLESLGLVPFWQPVEENRANLIWRGAERPRLLLTAHADTVPIADPPDRPRVEAGCVWGWGSADVKAGIAAILLALEEIPEVREMPVAVAFTVDEEQGGLGSKVLPEAVWAEAAVVLEPTELRICPAQAGSLEVRIELSGIPSHGGEFEAGQNAILRATELLRAFQAMGFVRAEHPLVGRGGFNVMEIRGGQLALLVPDRCTLSVDFRVLPGQEIEAVRQEVLRVVEAHGGDAEVLDESPPFELPEDAPVLCLLREAYEQALGRPAEVGAIRSWTDAENLVSAGIPAVVFGPGRLAVAHTAFEHVELRQVVDAVRVLTSAIRLAGHP
- a CDS encoding TIGR03617 family F420-dependent LLM class oxidoreductase → MILDAALPVGSLRGVPEVARLAERLGVGCLWASETQRDPFLPGPLVYEHTRRLAFGTAIAVAFARSPTLLAHTAWDLAEQSGGRFILGLGTQVRAHVQRRFGMPWPDSAVAKLREQIQAIRALWRCWQTGERLSFRGRYHTLTLMSPFFNPGPIPHPEIPIYVAGVNPGLVRLAGEVADGFCVHPLHSPEYLRRVVLPALEAGAGRAGRSHRDVTVSASVMIATNPQEREFLRSQVAFYASTPSYRTVLAVHGWEEIGERLSALARAGRWSEMSGLIPDEMLKAFCVVGEEVAEIPELLRARYEGLVDRITPYFPLVPGEREELWRTLARTFGRG